The following proteins are co-located in the Streptomyces sp. DT2A-34 genome:
- a CDS encoding ABC transporter ATP-binding protein, with product MTRAISLHDVSKTYARGVRVVDRLSLDIEPGEFLVLLGPSGCGKSTVLRMIAGLEEIDEGELLLDGEYANDLLPAARQMAMVFQNFALYPNMTTRDNIGFPLRIEAPGADPRPRVDTTARMLGIEDLLDRFPAQLSGGERQRVAMGRAIARHPTAFLMDEPLSNLDAKLRGHLRAEISGLTRKLGVTTVYVTHDQAEAMSLGDRVAVLRGGVLQQLGTPRSVYALPRNVFVAAFIGTPRINLLRGVVRAPLDGAMTISLGKQYLRLPEPLSPDHQLLRVQQGREVIVGLRSEAVRIAKPAAARPGEVHITGLVEHVEFQGHEVLVHFNTGSRPALVPDLEAPRPVPPVRRRRRDTGTVLDRLRSRAGTLRAGPVVTLEHPADAVPEPAPPEGRLPGDLIVRTTPDFDLRHGMQVPLLVDIAHLFVFDHHGERICPDPARLPDLDE from the coding sequence ATGACACGCGCCATCTCTCTGCACGACGTGAGCAAGACATACGCGCGAGGCGTCCGCGTCGTCGACCGGCTCTCGCTGGACATCGAGCCCGGCGAGTTCCTCGTCCTCCTCGGACCCTCCGGCTGCGGCAAGTCCACCGTGCTCAGGATGATCGCCGGTCTGGAGGAGATCGACGAGGGCGAGTTGCTGCTGGACGGCGAGTACGCCAACGACCTGCTGCCCGCCGCCCGGCAGATGGCGATGGTCTTCCAGAACTTCGCCCTCTACCCGAACATGACCACCCGCGACAACATCGGCTTCCCGCTGCGTATCGAGGCTCCCGGCGCGGACCCGCGCCCGCGCGTCGACACCACCGCCCGCATGCTGGGCATCGAGGACCTCCTCGACCGCTTCCCCGCCCAGCTTTCCGGCGGCGAACGCCAGCGTGTGGCCATGGGCCGGGCCATCGCCCGCCACCCCACCGCGTTCCTGATGGACGAGCCGCTGTCCAACCTCGACGCCAAACTCCGAGGCCACCTGCGCGCCGAGATCTCGGGCCTCACCCGGAAGCTGGGCGTCACCACGGTGTACGTCACCCACGACCAGGCCGAGGCGATGTCGCTCGGCGACCGGGTCGCCGTCCTGCGCGGCGGCGTCCTCCAGCAGCTCGGCACCCCGCGCTCGGTGTACGCCCTGCCCCGCAACGTCTTCGTCGCCGCCTTCATCGGCACCCCGCGCATCAACCTCCTGCGCGGCGTCGTACGCGCCCCGCTCGACGGCGCGATGACCATCAGCCTCGGCAAGCAGTACCTCCGCCTGCCCGAACCCCTCTCCCCGGACCACCAGTTGCTCCGGGTCCAGCAGGGCCGCGAGGTCATCGTGGGCCTGCGCTCGGAGGCGGTCCGGATCGCCAAGCCCGCCGCCGCCCGCCCCGGCGAGGTGCACATCACCGGCCTGGTCGAGCATGTGGAGTTCCAGGGGCACGAGGTCCTCGTCCACTTCAACACCGGCTCCCGCCCCGCGCTCGTACCCGACCTGGAGGCTCCACGCCCCGTCCCCCCGGTCCGGCGCCGCCGCCGTGACACCGGCACCGTGCTGGACCGGCTCCGCAGCCGGGCGGGCACCCTGCGCGCCGGGCCCGTGGTGACGCTGGAACATCCGGCCGACGCGGTCCCCGAGCCGGCGCCGCCCGAGGGCCGCCTCCCCGGCGACCTGATCGTCCGCACCACCCCCGACTTCGACCTCCGGCACGGCATGCAGGTCCCCCTCCTCGTCGACATCGCCCACCTGTTCGTCTTCGACCACCACGGCGAACGGATCTGCCCGGATCCGGCGCGGCTGCCCGATCTGGACGAGTGA
- a CDS encoding DUF3574 domain-containing protein: MNVHFTRTRAVLSTVGLLLAIAAPTAYATLDDADTPAASESRRGEPYIETQLFFGTARPDGGPAVTDRQFMAFVDKEVTPDFPDGLTIQSGRGQWRDASGTIEKERSYELILLYPQAEAESSDRRIEEIRRAYEKTFGQEAVGRVDDEARVDF; this comes from the coding sequence ATGAACGTGCACTTCACCCGAACTCGGGCCGTCCTCAGCACCGTTGGCCTCCTCCTCGCCATCGCCGCGCCGACCGCGTACGCCACCCTCGATGACGCGGACACACCCGCCGCCTCCGAGTCGCGGCGCGGGGAGCCGTACATCGAGACCCAGCTCTTCTTCGGCACCGCACGCCCCGACGGCGGTCCCGCCGTCACCGACCGGCAGTTCATGGCGTTCGTCGACAAGGAGGTAACGCCGGACTTCCCGGACGGGCTCACGATCCAGTCCGGACGCGGACAGTGGCGGGACGCGAGCGGGACGATCGAGAAGGAGCGGTCGTACGAGTTGATCCTGCTCTATCCGCAGGCGGAGGCGGAGAGCAGCGACCGCAGGATCGAGGAGATCCGCCGGGCTTACGAGAAGACCTTCGGCCAGGAGGCGGTGGGGAGGGTGGACGACGAGGCGCGCGTCGACTTCTGA